Genomic window (Lycium barbarum isolate Lr01 chromosome 2, ASM1917538v2, whole genome shotgun sequence):
AATAACATAAGCATATCATACACAATACTCCTGCGTTTTATTTTATATCCCGGTATTCATTTGGGCACAGAGTTTAAGAGAAATAAGGCCTTTTGGCACATATTGAAAGAAGCGTTGGAACTTGTGGTTCATGCTATGATATACTTCTATAGATATAAAAGAATGCCATTAGAACGGAAGGTTGAGGTTAAAGATTTCTCGATAGTATGTTTGGCaaatcaatttgaaaaacacttacGCAATATTATAGCAATATTTTCTCCTTTGCCAAAGTTCCAAAAGTGTTTTTGgggaaaaactatttttttttagcgTCTGAAAAACAGCCTCTGCTATTACTAAAGCACATATTTTTttcctaaaagcttggccaaataccACCATCTCTAAAATAagaacttttaaaaaaataagcacTTCTGACTtcttagaagcttggccaaacaggccaTAAGAGAGGGGAAATGCGACATAAAATGGAACATAACTAGTTAATAAGCTTTTCTGAAAAAAGAGAACAAAGTTATCTTTCCAAGCTAATTCAGAAGAGGTGGAATGGCAAAGGGATACCTAATTTTGCAAGACGGTTCACCCATTTAGGAATCTTTTTCCCGGTCAGCTTGTAGCATATATCCTTGCAAAAATGGTTGCAGTTCTTCACAATCAAGTGATACGAGTCACCGTTATAGGCAGCAGCTTGATGTTCAATAAACTCTCTAACCTGATTCGGATCCAACTTTGTAGTACCAATAAATATTGACTTCCTAAACATAAATCCAGGACATTGCCGCGGTTCAACTTCAAAGACACCACTGGTTGGGTAATCATGAGCTCCAAATGCGTATTCTACACCATGAACTGGAGAAGTATATGTTACAGTAGTTGAAGTTCAAAAATATGAAGCATAGAAGATAGAGACTAATTATGGCAGCTGATCAACTCATAATTCTCTTTTTTCATGTTGAAGTTTCACTGATTAACTTTGAAAACTTTTTTGAAATAGCAAGTACAAGGCTTCTCCTTGAAATATGAACCATAATAATGTTCAAACTTCATTATTAGAGGCAAATGGGAGAGCTCCACTGAACTTCTAGAAATAAAAGAAGTTTGTTAAGGAAATGTGTAATTTATATCTGTAGAATATATTACTTATCAATCACTTGAAAACATCCCCGCAAAAAATATCACTTGAAAACATCCATTACTCATCACTATGCCTAGAGACAAAATAAAATCTACCCGCGTCCAAAGCCAAAAAAAGTCCTCCATTTAGTCTTATACACCAATTAAACATCCCACCATGAAACACACAAAACAGGAAGGGTCTGTTTGTAAAGCCACCTTGTAATTGGAACTTGGTGTAATTAAACATATTGTAGGTACCAAGAAATACTCTAGATGAAAAGAGGTGATTATTCTATTGACTAGGAAAATACTATAGCACCAAAACTGTAGAACCGAGAGGTGCCAAATTCTATAACACATCAAAAGTAAAAATCTACGAACAAACTTGATGCAAACCAAATATTTGCTAGACATGAAAATACAACGAATAAGCTCCAATGCATGCTCATATATATACCAATCAAATAGAGATTCGAATAGAATAAACAGCTTCTTAGTTCTAGTGAGATCACCAATACTAATTAAGACACTACATGGATATAACCTAAAGGCAAGTTTCAGATCCTGAATTTAAGCATCACAAACCTTTCTAATCTTATTATAGCTAAATGACATATACGACAGACAAACATATGATAATATGGTATATATAATCTTGTAGGTGCAATCCCCTCATTAAACAATCAGTAATATCCACGTATAAGATAGGAAAAGGATCCATATAGAACCATATATTTACAAGAAAAAGGATAATTTCCCTAGGTGCACTCTGACATAATTGACGGTGAATGGCTAAAACGAAGTAAAGAGGAAAAACTAAATAATGCCTCTTACCTTCAACACCAGAATGGAAGATACCAAAGCCAGCCCAGTAGACATAGTTATTCATAGGTGTCAAGTCATACACATTGAGACAAACTGGTGTCTCATCAGGATCAAAACGATCCGACTTCGTTTTGGGAAGCAAACAAAAATGTGCTGATGATTTGTTCTTCAGACGGAGGGGCGTGCACGATTTCCATCCTTCCTTTGAAT
Coding sequences:
- the LOC132627980 gene encoding deSI-like protein At4g17486; this translates as MSLNSKEGWKSCTPLRLKNKSSAHFCLLPKTKSDRFDPDETPVCLNVYDLTPMNNYVYWAGFGIFHSGVEVHGVEYAFGAHDYPTSGVFEVEPRQCPGFMFRKSIFIGTTKLDPNQVREFIEHQAAAYNGDSYHLIVKNCNHFCKDICYKLTGKKIPKWVNRLAKLGSAFNCMLPDALKVAAVEDEPNGPEYVSEKRRLRSAFSCLSSISTRQQKLSTSSVFLQSPLKGCLPSLELRKSTNRSSKKK